GGCACGGACCTTGCCGTCGTGCATGACGGCCACAGTTCGCACCTGTTCACCCCCGGCAACAGCCTTTTCTGCCAGTCCCACTTGGTCGTAAATTTCCAGCGTGCGGGCGTGGACTACCAGCGCCTTAGACAGTTCTGTAACCCCTTTTTTCTGGTCGAAGATTACAAAATCAATGTTGTAGTGCATTAGCTGCACAGCCAGCGAGAGCCCTGTCGGGCCGGCTCCAACGATAATCACATCCGTTTGAACCGTGGCATCTGACATCATGGTTCCTCCTGGTGTAAAAGCGGTAAACTAAACCGGCTAGTTTAGCTATGCGTTTAAACTAAACCGACTAGTTTATAATGTCAAGGGAAAACAGCCGTTTAGCGTCAAAAACAACCCGGATGAGACAGGCAAAATCTGGACGCCCGGAGAGACAGCTCTCTCCAGAAAAAACCGAAGCCATTTTAGAAGGGGGAATGCAGGAGTTTTTGACCCACGGCTATGCGGCAACCACGATGGACCGAGTTGCGATCGCAGCAAAAGTCTCAAAGGCCACGGTATATAGCCACTTTCAGGACAAAGAAGGCTTGTTTATTGTCCTCATACAGCGTCTGGTTGAGCAAAAGTTCCAGTCTATCTTTGGTGCAGAGGATGACCGGATTTTGCAGATGCCACCCCAAGACGTTCTGAAAAGTTTTGCCAACCGAGCTCTCGATATTGGGGCTACAGAGCCGCAGTTTCTCAACTTTATGCGGCTAATTTTGGGGGAGTCAGGGCGGTTTCCGCAGCTCGCTCGCGCTTTTGTTCACAACATTGAACAGACCGCCTTTAGTAGGCTCTGTCACTACCTCACGAACTGTCCCCAACTCAAGCTAGCTGACCCTGAAGCGACAGCCCGAATTTTTGTGGGTGCAATTGTGCATTTCATGATCGTGCAGGAAATGCTGCATGGGAAAGATATTTTGCCGATGGAACGCGATCGCCTTGTCAATAGCTTGGTTGG
This sequence is a window from Pseudanabaena sp. FACHB-2040. Protein-coding genes within it:
- a CDS encoding TetR/AcrR family transcriptional regulator translates to MRQAKSGRPERQLSPEKTEAILEGGMQEFLTHGYAATTMDRVAIAAKVSKATVYSHFQDKEGLFIVLIQRLVEQKFQSIFGAEDDRILQMPPQDVLKSFANRALDIGATEPQFLNFMRLILGESGRFPQLARAFVHNIEQTAFSRLCHYLTNCPQLKLADPEATARIFVGAIVHFMIVQEMLHGKDILPMERDRLVNSLVGLIVG